One Catenulispora sp. GP43 genomic window, GCACGCCGGCCTCCCGGGCCTGGGCGACCAGCTGTGCGTGCAGCCCCGCGTTCTCCTCCAGCATCTCGCGCAGCCGCTCGTTGGCCTCGGCCAGTTCGCGCCGGTGCTCCTGCTCCGCCGCACCCCGGACGGTCAGGGCGCCGGCGATCATCAGGTTCACCGCGAACAGGACGAGATACAGGTAGACGCCGGCGCCGTGGATGTATGCGATGCCGCCCATCTGCGTCGTCGCCATGGCGGCGGCGGTGCCCGCGATACCCGCCAGCTTCGTCCGGCCCGGGAGGACCATCGCGTGCAGGTATCCGGTGAAACCGAAGAAACCGAAGAGCGGACTGGTCAGGATCAGGGTCCCCATCAGCGCGAGCAGGACCACGTAGTAGACCGTCGCCCGCAGCACCGGAGGATCCGGGTCCTCCAGCATGGCCATGCCGCGCGGCAGCCACAGCGCCACCGCCGCCGAACCCCCGACGACCACGGCGTAGTGCACCGGGGTCCGGGGGCCGACGATCAGGGCCAGGGTCAGGGAGATGGCCAGGCCCGCGTACGGGATCCACCTCAGGGCCTTCGCTTCTTCCATCACTCCCACTTGAAGAATCGGGCCGCGGCCAGCGCGCCGCCGACCGTGTACGCGGCCAACACCGTCAGATGCTGCCAGGCCGCGCCGGTCCCGGACCAGGTGTCCACGATCGCGCCGTACGGCACGAACCCGCTGATGGTGCGCAGGAAGTGCGGCAGGGTCTGGAGCGGGACGTAGACCCCGGCGAAGAAGAAGTTCAGGATCATCGTCGGCACGCCGAACCCGGTGGCCACCCCGGCCGAGGGCGCGAGCGCCGAGATCAGCAGTCCGATCGCCAGCAGCGCCGTCGTCCCCAGGACGTAGGACGCCAGCATCAGCACCGGGTGCGCGGGGAACGCGGCCCCGAAGCCGACCACCCCGATCAGCACGACCGAGGCCGCGGTCGCGGCGGCCGTCGTGGCGATCACGGCGACCTGCGCCGCGAGCAGTCCGGCGGCCGGCACCGGCGAGACAGCCAGCCGCCGCAGCACTCCGCGCTCCCGCAGGTCGGCGAACGACACCGGCAGCGCGGTCAAAGCGGTCAGCACCGACGAGAGCATCGCGAAGGTCGGCACGTAGACGTCCAGCGTCGTCTTGCCGCCGAGCGAGGCCGAGGGCTTGCCGAACGCCGGGACGAAACCGAAGACGGTGATCAACGCGATCGGCAGCACGACGCCGGACAGCACCACCGCCGGCTCCCGCCACAGCAGCCGGGCCTGGGTGCGGACCAGGGTGCGGAACCCGTTGCCGGTCATCCGGAACTCGGGCAGCAGACGCGAGGAGCGGGAGGAGAAGGTCGCGGTGCTCATCAGGACTCCTGGGCGGGGGTGGCGGATACTGCGGCGGAGACGGCGGCGGCAGCGCCGGCGTCGGGGATCGTGTGGCTGGTCAGCGCGATGAAGGCGT contains:
- a CDS encoding ABC transporter permease yields the protein MSTATFSSRSSRLLPEFRMTGNGFRTLVRTQARLLWREPAVVLSGVVLPIALITVFGFVPAFGKPSASLGGKTTLDVYVPTFAMLSSVLTALTALPVSFADLRERGVLRRLAVSPVPAAGLLAAQVAVIATTAAATAASVVLIGVVGFGAAFPAHPVLMLASYVLGTTALLAIGLLISALAPSAGVATGFGVPTMILNFFFAGVYVPLQTLPHFLRTISGFVPYGAIVDTWSGTGAAWQHLTVLAAYTVGGALAAARFFKWE